The segment GGAGAAGGACAAGACCTATGGGTGTGTTCAGCGACAGAACGAGTATGGAAAGAATACTGTATGCTGTATTTACCTATGAAAACAAAAAGGAGGGAACTAATACCCCTTTCTTACTGACACATAATAATTGACATTACCTAATAAAATTTATTTGGAATAATGCGGTCTTTTGTGGTAAATAGCAGATTATATTTTAGAGATTCGTAATTCTTAATTATATTTCCGTAATCACAATTGCAAAGGAGAGAAAATGAAAAGAATAGCCGTTATTGCAAAGCTCACCAAACCGGAGGCTGTCAAGGTAAGCCAGGATGTTATAAAGTGGCTTATTGAGCGGGGCATGGAAGTTTATCTGGATACCGAACTTGGCGGCAGACTGAACTGGTCAAAAAGCTATTCCAGGACGGAGCTCCCGGGGCTTGTGGAACTTATGGTGGTCCTGGGCGGAGACGGGACAATGCTCTATACAGCCAGGTTAATCGGAGAGAAAAAGGTTCCGATCCTTGGAGTGAACCTTGGAGGACTTGGTTTTCTTACAGCCATTACAATGGAAGAGATTTATACTGTGCTGGAAAGGGTTATAAGGGATGACTTTGAGACAGAAGAGAGGATGATGCTTAATATAGAGATACACAGGGACGGTGGAAAGGCGTCAAAATATATTGTTCTGAATGATATGGTTATAAAGGGGCAGTTGGCAAGGCTTATCAGCCTTGAGACCCGTATAAATAAAGAATATGTTACAACCTACAGGGCAGACGGCATTATTGTGGCCACACCGACCGGTTCAACCGGATATTCCCTTTCAGCAGGCGGGCCAATCCTTTATCCCACCATCCACTCTATTATTGTGGCTCCGATATGTCCGTTTACACTGACCAACCGGTCTGTTGTTATACCCGACTGGATGACCGTTGAGATACTGCTCAAGGCTGACCAGGGCAATGTCTTTCTGACGATGGACGGTCAGGTTGACCTTCCTCTCAAAGGAGGGGATGTTGTGGAGGCAAAGAGGGCTGAGGCAAGCACCTATCTTGTAAAATGCCCCGGCAAAAGCTATTTTGATATTTTGAGGGAAAGGCTGATGTGGGGAGGGAAGTAGGTGGATGTTATTACAACTCAACATAAAAGACTTTGCAATAATTGATAACCTGCAGATAACGTTTGGCAAAGGATTAAATATACTTACAGGCGAGACAGGCGCGGGCAAGTCAATAATAGTTGATGCGGTTAAACTTATCCTTGGAGACAGGGCCTCTCTGGATGATATAAGGTCGTCAAAGGACGAGGCGGTTGTGGAGGCAATGTTTGATATATCATCACTTAAAGATATAGCGGAGCTGATGGAAACAACAGGGCTTCCAAATGAAGAAAATATTATAATACGGCGCGTCATATCCCGCTCAGGCAAGAACAGGACGTTTATAAACAACAGCATGGCAAACCTGACACTCTTGCAGGAGATAGGAAGCCGCATCATAGATATATACGGCCAGCATGACCACCAGTCTTTAACAAGACCGGAAGAGCATATTGATATTCTGGATAATTTTGGCGGCCTCATGCCTCTCAGACAAGAATATATCAATGCTTATACGGAATATGTCTCAATCAAAAAAGAATTAGATAGTCTTATGGCAGATAATGAGAAGCTTGTTGAAAGACAGGATTTTTTGAGTTTTCAGTCAAGAGAGATAGAGGCGGCAGGGCTTAAAACAGGAGAGGACGCGGAACTCAAAAAAGAAAAAGAAATACTTGCAAACGCTGAAAAAATCTTTGATGCAGCCCACAGCGGCCATGATATTTTATACGCATCAGGCGGCTCCGTGTTAGAGAGGATCGGCCATGTGCTGAACAGATTAAAGGATGTGTCAAGGATTGATGAAAGGCTTAATCCGACACTGCAAACCCTTGAGACCGCTGTCTGCCAGCTTGAGGATGCCGCATCATTTTTGAGGGATTACAGCCAGGAAATGAGCTTTGAGCCGGGCAGGCTTGAAGAGGCGGATAACAGACTTGACGCTATAAACAAACTTAAAAAAAAGTACGGACAGACCATTGAACTCATCCTTCAAAAGAAGAAAGAGATAGATAAGGAATTGGACGGCATTGGACATCACGATGAGAAGATAGCGGAACTGAAAAAGACCATAGACGGCTCAAGCGCAAAAGCAGTTGCCCTTGCGAAAAAACTGTCGGATAAAAGAATTGACGCAGCCAGGATATTAAAGAAAAAGATGGAGCAGGAGTTGTCTGACCTCGGCATGAAAAAAACAGTATTTGAGGTCAGGATAAAGGGAGACGTCGACGGAGCCGGCAGCTTTAATCTGGGCGAAAACGGCATGGACAGGCTTGAATTTTTTATATCCCCTAATGTTGGCGAAGAGCCGAAACCCCTTGCAAAGATCGCGTCAGGCGGAGAGCTTTCAAGGATTATGCTTGCAATAAAAAGGATCGCTGCAACCGGGAAAATACCTGTCCTGATATTTGACGAGGTGGACGCCGGCATAGGCGGCGGCACAGCAGAGGTTGTTGGAAAAAAATTAAAAGAGGTGTCAAAAAACCACCAGGTGCTTTGTATTACCCACCTGCCGCAGATTGCTGCTTATGCCGATAAACACTATTCTGTTGCAAAAGAGGTCAGGGCAGGCAGGACATCCGCATCAATAAAGGAGCTTAAAAACGAAGAGCGGGTTTCTGAAATCTCCCGCATGCTCGGCGGGGTTAAGATAACAGACAGGACAAGGGAGCATGCAAGGGAAATGCTGGAGAATGCGAGGGGAGGGGTGTAGCCGGGGTGAAATGTATGGTTTAGCATTATATTATGTGCTTTTCTGTCTTTGCCGTTTACTGTAAAAAATAATAAACTCATTTGGAGAAAGAACTTTAATCCCCTGACACAGTTTGACAGGAAAATGGGATTTATTTCCTGTAACAATACATGCTGCCCGTCCTGCAATGGCTACCTCAAGGAATGGCTCATCATCATGGTCTGGTAGAGAATGAGGCAGCGGTAAGGAAGCTATTGTTTCTCCGCTGTGTTCTATATATTCGAGGAGAGCAGCAACATTGTCTTTGTTGAACCCGAACTTTGGTCGGTGAAGGACCTCGTTATATTCAGCTAAAACACGGGCGTCAAGACACAAGGTCAGTTTACCAGATGAAATCATTCGCACAATTTCAGCGCATCGACCAAATGGTGACAGAAGACCGGCAACAAGAACATTGGTATCAACAACAACTTTCATTTAACCCGCTTTTTACGAACTGATTTGATTTCGGTGTCAATTTCATCCATAGTAATTCTGCCAGTCCCCTGCTCCACTGAGCGGCGCTGAAGACTTGCTACCGCTTCAACTGCACGCGCCTGCCGGAATGCTGCAAGCGATTCTTCAAGATTTGATTCGCTTATAGCCGCAAGAATGGCTATGGGCCGACCGTTGCTGGTAACAATCATTTCCCTTTCAGCAGAAAGGGCCTTCCAGAGCTGGGCCGACTTGCCTCGTAAATCACGGACACTTACGAATTTCATAGTTTTATCCTCCAATCGTGTGCAATATTGTATACACAATTGTCACTCAATTGTCAATCTAAAAATAAGGATTGATTAAGTAAGTAGGTTGGGTTGCGTTTTTCAACCCAACGATTTATTGCAATGGTTTGTTGGGTTTCGCAAAGCTCAACCCAACCTACACGACTTTCGCGTATGCTCGGCGGAGTGAAAATTACGAGCAAGACAAGGGAGCATGCAATAGAGATGCTGGAGAATGCGAGGGAAGGGGTGTAGGAAATAAATCTGTTGTCCCCTGTTTCCTTTATTACGAAATTTTCGGGCTAATGGGTGGTCTGCTCAATGGCTCTAATATCACCCTGTTTCCAATAATAATTATTTGAGTCTTGAAGATAAGAATACCTTTACTCACTATCCCCATATGCACAAAAGAATCAGTTCTGTATTCTATAAAATGATCGAGCCCTATATCTTTACTGTGCCCGGTCGAGGGATAGGACAGTCTGATATGGTTGTCTGTAACATCTTCAACGAACCAAAGATCGGGTAAAGCTACATTAGCACGAATTTCTATTTTCGGTGCTGGGTGAACTCTTACCCAACCCCTTAGTGTTTTAAGTTTCTTTTTGTTCATATCATTCTTCTATATCGATGCAAGCTAACCGGCCGCCGCCGGCGGTCCGTGTTGAGCGCAGGGCTAGGCTTCGGGACGCCTCGCACCGAAATCTCTGCCTGATGCTTCTTGAAACTTGAAGCTGAATTTCAAGAGGGCGTCCACGAGTGGGCCATCGCCGAACGCTTTTCCAATTACCGTGGCGCTAAGAAGACCGCGGTAATAGTAGTTCCAGATGTCGTACTCGTACTCCTCAATGCGTGGCGTTCCCAACATACCCGACAGTTGAAATCGCGGTGGCGTTCCGTCGCACATTTCCATTATGTGGGGTGAGGCCGCGTGGACGAACCCAGAGTAAACCTTACTAATGGTCTTCGACACAGCAATATCGCGCGAAGGATTAGAAGACCCCCCCACGATCCGAGAGATGTAAGCACGGATCTTCCTCCGAGGAACCATTTCGCGGTCTGAATGAGACCCCACCGGATCAGAAGGGTTGTCGAACTCTTCGGCAAAGAATGCCTTCAAATATCTTTGGTGTAGGTCTGTAATCTTGTCGTTAGTAATGGCGATCGCCAGAAAGAAAATGTCCTCGTGCAGTTCATCAAGGGTACGCTGCAGGATACCCTGTTCTTGAATGAATCCGTGATCAAGGAGCAATTGAGCGGCATGAAGTGTGCTTATGTAGCGAGCGAGCTTTTGGATCAAAGCCTGCTCGATTGATTGCTCGCGATAGCGCAATAGGAGGTGACCCTTCACGCGTTTCAGTTTCGGGGCCTGAACCATTTGCTCGAGATGGCGGAAGGCTTTCTCAAGGACGGCAAGCGTTTGGCGCGCGAGATCGTTCATGCTTCAAAGCCTAACATTCTTTTTTATGTCTACATACATCTTTTAGTGAATTTTAGGTCAACTTATGCGGAGAGTCAAGGAGAAAACTGCATAAACTATTTTCCTCTGCTTATACCAGACAAAACAAAAGCCAACAAGCCCTTAAGCGGGTTCAAGTTTGTAACTTGAACCCAAATAGTTCGTATAAAGGTAATCACGAAATTCAGGGAGCAGGTTACAAACCTGCTCCCGCAAGAGAATGGCTATGGGCCGACCGTTGCTGGTAACAATCATTTCCCTTTCAGCAGAAAGGGTCTTCCAGAGCTGGGCCGACTTGCCTCGTAAATCACGGACACTTACGAATTTCATAGTTTTATCCTCCAATCGTGTGCGATATTGTATACACAATTGTCACTCAATTGTCAATCTGAAAATAAGGATTGATTAAGAAGAAAGGATATTTAAGAGTATCTGGAGTAGAAGCAGACAATTTCAGGGGAAGTAGAAATAGGTGGTTCGTTAGAAGATTAACAAAAATATGGGAGTGTCTCTTGCTTCGGTGTATCAATCAGCACGGTTTGCATACTTTCTGCTCTCCTCTTTTCTTAACTCATTTTCAATCTCAATACTCTCCTTATCTCTTTTTTGCCATTTGCCAAAAGAAGATACAGCCTTGTTAACCCGTCTCTTTCTTAAGTATTCTTTAAGCGCCTCTGATACCAATAGACTAAAGTTGCCGGCAGTCTTTTTGGCTTCTGTGTAAATATCTTCAGGGATTGATATAGTGGTCTTTATCATATAGGCACCTCCGCATAGGGTATTATCATATGGTATTACCAGATAGCATGTCAATAAAAAAGCCTCAAGGCTGGGGAAAACCCTGAGGCTGTAAGGGAAAAAGGGGCAGCAGCCTCTATTTTTTCCTCATGCTAAACAGGATAAACGCCAACAAGCCCGTTACTGTCCCGTAAAGGAAAGCCGCCTCAGGCCCAATCTTATCCCATAAAGCCCCTGCAACAATGCTTGCAGGCAGAAGGGCGATGCCGACTGCCATGTGATAAATGCCGAATGCAGTAGCCTTTCTTTCAGGCGGCGCAATGCTCGCCAGATATGCCCTCTGCGTGCCTTCGCTCATCCCCTTGAACAGGCCATATAAAATGAACAGGGCTATTATATGCAGTTTGCCAGTCGCAAAGGCGAGCCCCGCATATATGCCTGAATAGAATATAAAACTGAAGGCCACCATCTTTCTTGTCCCTATTTTATCCGCCAGGATTCCCATCGGCATTGAAGATATGGAATATATCAGGTTGAAAGCAAGATAGACTACAGGGATAAATTCCTTTGGAATGCCCAGACTCTCTGCCCTGAGTATCAAAAACGCATCGCTTGAATTGCCGATGGAGAAGACGGTTATTACAAGGATGTAGCGCCTGAAATCGCCGTTAAAGTCTTTGAATGTAAGCTTTGGAAGTTTTGCTCCTTCTCTCGCATGTCTTTTCTCAGTTATAAAAAAGATTATCAGACAAACAGCGATTATGCCCGGTATTAAAGAAAGCCAAAACACCAGCCTGAAGTTATTCATAAACATGGCAAGGACAAAGAATGCGATGCCGGGGCCTATTACCGCGCCAAGGGTGTCCATTGACCTGTGAAATCCGAATGCCTTGCCGAGGTTATTATTTTCTACTGAATCTGCTATTATTGCGTCCCTCGGCGCAGTGCGGACGCCTTTGCCGAACCTGTCAACAAATCTGGCTGCGAGCACATCTGTCCAGTTTCCGGCAGTTGCCATTATGGGCCTGCTCAGAACAGAGACGCCGTATCCGATACCCATGAGGAGTTTTCTCTTGCCAAGCCTGTCCGAAAGCCAGCCTGAAAATATCTTCAATATGCTCGCTGTTGATTCCGCAATTCCTTCTATAATGCCTATGGTTGACTTGCTTGCGCCGAGGACAGTTGTAAGAAATATCGGGAGGATGGGATAAATCATCTCAGATGATATATCCATGAAAAGGCTTACAAGCCCTGCTGCGAAGACATTCTTTGGAAAGCCGAAGATTTTTTTGTCTGACATAACAATAATTTTTAACCAATTTTTGAGATTATTGCAACTGATAATCCGCATTTACCAAAAGCAAAAAGCATATATCAAGTAAACACAAGGCATGATATAACAGTAAGCAAAATCAAATCAAGAAGGAGACCCTTAAGGGGAGAGGGTTGTGGGTGAGGGGGGAAATAAATATAGGAGGTTCTTATGGCAGACGAACATGTTGAGAGTATGCTGAAGGTTGAAGAGGTATTTAAGCCTTCAAAAGAGATTATAGAAAAGGCATGGGTTAATGACTATGAAAAGACCTATAAACACGCGCTTGAAGACCCGGAGGGTTTCTGGGGTGAAATAGCAAAAGAACTTGAATGGTTTCTTCCGTGGAAAAAGGTTTTGAAGTGGGAGCAGCCATGGATGGGCGGGGCGTCATGGTTTGCCGGCGCAAGGTGCAATATTACATACAACTGTCTTGACCGGCATGTAAAGACATGGAGGCGGGATAAGGCGGCGATAATCTGGGTAGGAGAAGACGGATCTGAAAGGGTTATTACATACAATGAATTATTGAGGGAGGTAAATAAGGCGGCAAATATGCTCAAGTCCCTTGGTGTTGGGAAAGGCGACAGGGTTACTATTTATATGCCGCGTATTCCTGAGCAGATTATATCCATGCTTGCGTGCGCAAGGATTGGCGCTGTGCACAGCCTTGTATATTCAGGCTTCAGCGCAACGGCGCTGCAGAGCAGGATCCACGATGCCGAATCAAAGGTTGTTATAACCGCTGACTGCGGTTATCAAAGGGCAAAGTGCATTCAGTTAAAAAAGATTGTTGATGATGCGGTTAAAGACTGCCCATCAGTATCAAATGTGGTTGTTGTGAGACGCTCAGAGCCGAATCCCCCCTCACCCCCCTTTGAAAAAGGGGGGACGGGGGGGATTTATATTGACTGGCACGAAGCAATGGCAAAGGCATCTCAAAAATTTGAGGCTGTGGAGATGGATGCGGAAGATCCGTTATTTACGCTTTATACCTCAGGCACAACAGGCAAGCCAAAAGGAGTTTTGCATGTCCACGGCGGCTATATGGTGGGGACATACATAACAACAAAATGGGTCTTTGATTTAAAGGACGAGGACATCATGTTCTGCACAGCAGACCCGGGCTGGATTACAGGACACAGTTATATTGTTTACGGCCCGCTTTTAAACGGAGCGACAATCCTTTTTCCAGAAGGTGCGCCTGATTTCCCTAATCCCGGCAGGTGGTGGGGGTTGATAGAGAAATACAAAGTCAATATATTTTATACAACACCAACAGCAGTAAGGCTTCTTATGAAATACGGCGATGACTGGCCGCAGAAGTATGATCTCTCAAGCCTTAAAATTCTTGGCTCTGTGGGAGAACCGATAAATCCGGAGGCGTGGCTCTGGTATAGAAAGGCTACAGGCAACAGGCTTCCCATAATGGATACATGGTGGCAGACAGAGACAGGCATGATACTCATTACGCCGCTGCCTTGTATGGCGCTGAAACCAGGTTCTGCGGCAAGGCCGTTTCCGGGTGTAGTCCCTGAGATTGTTGATAGGGACGGCAAGCCATTGGGGGCAAACACAGGCGGTTTTCTTACCATCAAAAGGCCGTGGCCTGCAATGATGAAGACGATTTATAAAGACCCGGAGAGATACAGCCAGTATTGGAAGACAATCAACAATGTCTATCTCGCAGGAGATATGGCAAGACAGGACGAGGACGGCTATTTCTTTTTCATGGGAAGGTCTGATGATGTTATAAAGGTATCTGGTTACAGACTTGGCACAGCAGAGATAGAGAGCGCTATTGTCTCGCATCAGTCAGTTGCTGAGGCTGCGTGCATAGGAAAACCAGATGCGCTCAAAGGCGAGATAATTAAGGCATTTGTGATATTAAAGCAGGGCTACGAGCCGTCAGATTTACTACTTGATGAGATTAAAAAACAGGTGAGAAAAGAACTTGGTCCCATTGCCATCCCATCTGAAATTGAATTTACCGAATGGCTGCCAAAGACAAGGAGCGGCAAGATAATGCGGAGGGTGCTGAAGGCAAAGGAACTTGGA is part of the Deltaproteobacteria bacterium genome and harbors:
- a CDS encoding NAD(+)/NADH kinase, whose protein sequence is MKRIAVIAKLTKPEAVKVSQDVIKWLIERGMEVYLDTELGGRLNWSKSYSRTELPGLVELMVVLGGDGTMLYTARLIGEKKVPILGVNLGGLGFLTAITMEEIYTVLERVIRDDFETEERMMLNIEIHRDGGKASKYIVLNDMVIKGQLARLISLETRINKEYVTTYRADGIIVATPTGSTGYSLSAGGPILYPTIHSIIVAPICPFTLTNRSVVIPDWMTVEILLKADQGNVFLTMDGQVDLPLKGGDVVEAKRAEASTYLVKCPGKSYFDILRERLMWGGK
- the recN gene encoding DNA repair protein RecN, whose product is MLLQLNIKDFAIIDNLQITFGKGLNILTGETGAGKSIIVDAVKLILGDRASLDDIRSSKDEAVVEAMFDISSLKDIAELMETTGLPNEENIIIRRVISRSGKNRTFINNSMANLTLLQEIGSRIIDIYGQHDHQSLTRPEEHIDILDNFGGLMPLRQEYINAYTEYVSIKKELDSLMADNEKLVERQDFLSFQSREIEAAGLKTGEDAELKKEKEILANAEKIFDAAHSGHDILYASGGSVLERIGHVLNRLKDVSRIDERLNPTLQTLETAVCQLEDAASFLRDYSQEMSFEPGRLEEADNRLDAINKLKKKYGQTIELILQKKKEIDKELDGIGHHDEKIAELKKTIDGSSAKAVALAKKLSDKRIDAARILKKKMEQELSDLGMKKTVFEVRIKGDVDGAGSFNLGENGMDRLEFFISPNVGEEPKPLAKIASGGELSRIMLAIKRIAATGKIPVLIFDEVDAGIGGGTAEVVGKKLKEVSKNHQVLCITHLPQIAAYADKHYSVAKEVRAGRTSASIKELKNEERVSEISRMLGGVKITDRTREHAREMLENARGGV
- a CDS encoding putative toxin-antitoxin system toxin component, PIN family, whose amino-acid sequence is MKVVVDTNVLVAGLLSPFGRCAEIVRMISSGKLTLCLDARVLAEYNEVLHRPKFGFNKDNVAALLEYIEHSGETIASLPLPHSLPDHDDEPFLEVAIAGRAACIVTGNKSHFPVKLCQGIKVLSPNEFIIFYSKRQRQKST
- a CDS encoding type II toxin-antitoxin system Phd/YefM family antitoxin, yielding MKFVSVRDLRGKSAQLWKALSAEREMIVTSNGRPIAILAAISESNLEESLAAFRQARAVEAVASLQRRSVEQGTGRITMDEIDTEIKSVRKKRVK
- a CDS encoding type II toxin-antitoxin system Phd/YefM family antitoxin, with translation MKFVSVRDLRGKSAQLWKTLSAEREMIVTSNGRPIAILLREQVCNLLPEFRDYLYTNYLGSSYKLEPA
- a CDS encoding type II toxin-antitoxin system CcdA family antitoxin; translated protein: MIKTTISIPEDIYTEAKKTAGNFSLLVSEALKEYLRKRRVNKAVSSFGKWQKRDKESIEIENELRKEESRKYANRAD
- a CDS encoding MFS transporter, yielding MSDKKIFGFPKNVFAAGLVSLFMDISSEMIYPILPIFLTTVLGASKSTIGIIEGIAESTASILKIFSGWLSDRLGKRKLLMGIGYGVSVLSRPIMATAGNWTDVLAARFVDRFGKGVRTAPRDAIIADSVENNNLGKAFGFHRSMDTLGAVIGPGIAFFVLAMFMNNFRLVFWLSLIPGIIAVCLIIFFITEKRHAREGAKLPKLTFKDFNGDFRRYILVITVFSIGNSSDAFLILRAESLGIPKEFIPVVYLAFNLIYSISSMPMGILADKIGTRKMVAFSFIFYSGIYAGLAFATGKLHIIALFILYGLFKGMSEGTQRAYLASIAPPERKATAFGIYHMAVGIALLPASIVAGALWDKIGPEAAFLYGTVTGLLAFILFSMRKK
- the acs gene encoding acetate--CoA ligase; this encodes MADEHVESMLKVEEVFKPSKEIIEKAWVNDYEKTYKHALEDPEGFWGEIAKELEWFLPWKKVLKWEQPWMGGASWFAGARCNITYNCLDRHVKTWRRDKAAIIWVGEDGSERVITYNELLREVNKAANMLKSLGVGKGDRVTIYMPRIPEQIISMLACARIGAVHSLVYSGFSATALQSRIHDAESKVVITADCGYQRAKCIQLKKIVDDAVKDCPSVSNVVVVRRSEPNPPSPPFEKGGTGGIYIDWHEAMAKASQKFEAVEMDAEDPLFTLYTSGTTGKPKGVLHVHGGYMVGTYITTKWVFDLKDEDIMFCTADPGWITGHSYIVYGPLLNGATILFPEGAPDFPNPGRWWGLIEKYKVNIFYTTPTAVRLLMKYGDDWPQKYDLSSLKILGSVGEPINPEAWLWYRKATGNRLPIMDTWWQTETGMILITPLPCMALKPGSAARPFPGVVPEIVDRDGKPLGANTGGFLTIKRPWPAMMKTIYKDPERYSQYWKTINNVYLAGDMARQDEDGYFFFMGRSDDVIKVSGYRLGTAEIESAIVSHQSVAEAACIGKPDALKGEIIKAFVILKQGYEPSDLLLDEIKKQVRKELGPIAIPSEIEFTEWLPKTRSGKIMRRVLKAKELGVEPGDVSTLEE